A genomic stretch from Candidatus Flexicrinis proximus includes:
- a CDS encoding LacI family DNA-binding transcriptional regulator gives MNKEGKPKKKKKNGVTMMEVARTSGVSYSTVSRVLSGYEFVKKATRDRVMDAVEQLGYVANLQARSLAGGRSRIIGMLVPNLDNGYVGTIMRGIDQELERAKYDLILYTSHRHPGNESVYVSTITNGMTEGLLLIAPLVPTTYMDDLRARNFPYVLIDQADRTENSCVVEATNWQGAYDATRYLSQLGHTRIAFITGALAIRSAVDRLRGYKAALADCGIPVREEWVIEGDFQQQTGYETAKRLLQSADPRPTAIFASNDLSAFGAMDAARECGLRIPDDISIIGFDDVPQSSVIYPKLTTIRQPLEQMGQVAAQMLLAQIEDPGHTLQRVALPTQLVIRDSCGRYQPKG, from the coding sequence ATGAACAAAGAGGGCAAGCCGAAGAAGAAGAAGAAAAACGGTGTCACCATGATGGAGGTGGCGCGTACTTCAGGCGTGTCCTATTCGACGGTTTCTCGCGTCCTGAGCGGGTACGAGTTTGTCAAGAAAGCTACGCGGGATCGCGTGATGGATGCGGTGGAACAGCTGGGTTACGTCGCCAATTTGCAGGCGCGCAGCTTGGCGGGGGGACGTTCTCGAATTATCGGCATGCTCGTCCCGAATCTGGATAACGGCTATGTCGGCACCATCATGCGTGGAATCGATCAGGAACTGGAACGCGCCAAGTACGACCTGATCTTATACACGAGCCACCGCCACCCGGGCAACGAATCTGTCTATGTCAGTACCATCACCAACGGGATGACTGAAGGCCTCCTGCTGATTGCACCCCTCGTTCCGACGACCTACATGGACGATCTGCGTGCTCGAAATTTCCCCTATGTTCTGATCGATCAGGCGGACCGCACAGAAAATAGCTGCGTGGTTGAAGCAACCAATTGGCAAGGCGCGTATGATGCCACCCGTTACCTGAGCCAGTTAGGCCATACGCGGATCGCCTTTATTACAGGCGCGCTTGCTATACGAAGTGCCGTAGACCGGCTGCGCGGTTACAAAGCAGCCCTGGCCGACTGCGGCATTCCCGTTAGGGAAGAATGGGTCATCGAAGGCGATTTCCAGCAGCAAACCGGCTATGAGACCGCCAAACGTTTGTTGCAGAGCGCAGATCCACGACCAACGGCTATTTTTGCATCCAATGATTTGTCCGCTTTTGGCGCGATGGATGCTGCACGCGAATGCGGCCTCCGCATTCCTGACGACATCTCCATCATTGGCTTTGATGATGTTCCCCAGTCGTCAGTCATCTACCCCAAGCTTACGACGATTCGTCAACCCCTCGAACAAATGGGCCAAGTAGCCGCACAGATGTTACTGGCACAGATTGAGGACCCCGGTCATACGCTACAGCGAGTTGCGCTTCCGACGCAGCTCGTCATTCGCGACTCGTGCGGGCGATACCAACCGAAAGGATGA